A genomic segment from Clostridium pasteurianum BC1 encodes:
- the rlmD gene encoding 23S rRNA (uracil(1939)-C(5))-methyltransferase RlmD, translated as MRRHEEYEFDVVDVEFPGMGIAYSEDRKIYIKGAVPGQKVLGKVKKLKKEYGEAKLIKALNTIEGEVEPKCAHFGVCGGCTHQFINYDKQISLKEKQLLKLFKDAEIDDFIYEGIGRSPKEFEYRNKMEFSFGDMEKGGEITLGMHMKNKAFGIINVHECALVHRDFRRILDTIVNYFRDKESTYYKIMKREGYLRNLVIRRTEHTGEILVNLVTTSQGSFDKEEVVKLLLSLDLEANIVGILHTTNDSFSDVVAADKIDILYGRDYIIEEVLGLKFKISPLSFFQTNTLGAEKLYSIVMDFVGEADSKLIFDLYCGTGTIGQIAAAKNAKKVIGIELIEEAVKAANENAKLNNLDNCSFIAGDVAKVIQELHDKPDVIILDPPRPGVHPKALDYVIKFDAKKIVYVSCNPKTLMVDLRKLIESGYKVERVKGMDMFPMTGHLECVVGIRRKDTL; from the coding sequence TTGAGAAGACACGAAGAATATGAATTTGATGTAGTAGATGTAGAATTCCCGGGTATGGGTATTGCATACAGTGAAGATAGAAAAATATACATAAAAGGCGCCGTCCCAGGCCAAAAGGTTCTGGGAAAGGTTAAAAAATTAAAAAAAGAATATGGTGAAGCAAAACTTATAAAAGCACTTAATACCATTGAAGGAGAAGTGGAGCCTAAATGTGCCCACTTTGGAGTCTGTGGAGGCTGTACCCACCAATTTATTAATTATGATAAGCAAATAAGCCTAAAAGAAAAACAACTTTTGAAATTATTTAAGGATGCGGAAATAGATGATTTCATCTATGAAGGTATAGGTAGAAGTCCAAAGGAATTTGAATACAGAAATAAAATGGAATTCAGCTTTGGAGATATGGAAAAGGGTGGAGAGATTACTTTAGGCATGCACATGAAAAATAAAGCCTTTGGAATTATAAATGTGCATGAATGCGCTCTTGTTCATAGAGATTTTAGAAGAATTTTAGATACTATTGTAAACTATTTTAGAGATAAAGAGTCAACTTATTATAAAATAATGAAAAGAGAAGGATACCTGAGAAACCTGGTAATCAGAAGGACAGAACACACAGGAGAAATTTTAGTTAATCTGGTAACCACTTCTCAAGGTTCCTTTGATAAAGAAGAAGTGGTTAAATTATTGCTGTCCTTGGATCTGGAAGCTAATATAGTTGGAATTCTTCATACTACTAATGATTCTTTTTCTGATGTGGTAGCAGCAGATAAAATCGATATACTTTACGGAAGAGATTATATAATTGAAGAGGTACTTGGTCTTAAATTCAAAATATCACCACTGTCATTTTTTCAAACTAATACCCTGGGAGCTGAAAAACTCTATAGCATAGTTATGGACTTTGTAGGTGAAGCTGACTCAAAACTAATCTTTGACCTATACTGCGGTACAGGTACCATTGGCCAGATTGCAGCAGCTAAAAATGCAAAAAAAGTTATAGGTATTGAGCTCATAGAAGAAGCAGTAAAAGCTGCCAATGAAAATGCAAAGTTAAATAATTTAGATAACTGCAGCTTCATTGCAGGAGATGTAGCTAAAGTAATACAAGAGCTTCATGATAAACCGGATGTAATAATACTGGATCCACCAAGACCAGGCGTACATCCAAAGGCTTTAGATTACGTAATAAAATTTGATGCCAAGAAAATAGTATATGTTTCTTGTAATCCTAAGACACTAATGGTGGATCTTAGAAAGCTCATAGAGAGCGGATATAAGGTGGAGAGAGTTAAGGGGATGGATATGTTCCCGATGACTGGGCATTTGGAGTGTGTGGTAGGAATACGTCGCAAAGATACCTTATAA
- a CDS encoding helix-turn-helix domain-containing protein, which translates to MNVTSIYNEDQLKAFIYDNRLKIGENLLKLINDNGHTKSSFAKLTGISRPTIDKLIKGDIDNNTTLKTHVDKILNTLNIRLEELISFTNEETINSEVMIASNNAPDNHKISDSAKRIFSIINDIVDLCEVYCDK; encoded by the coding sequence ATGAACGTAACAAGTATTTATAATGAAGACCAATTGAAAGCATTTATTTATGATAATAGATTAAAAATAGGTGAAAATCTTCTTAAGCTTATAAATGATAATGGCCATACAAAATCCTCATTTGCAAAATTGACTGGCATTTCAAGGCCAACCATTGATAAGTTGATAAAGGGTGACATAGATAATAATACAACTTTAAAAACACATGTAGATAAGATTTTAAATACTCTTAATATAAGGTTAGAAGAATTGATAAGTTTCACTAATGAAGAAACAATTAATAGTGAAGTAATGATTGCATCTAATAATGCACCAGATAACCATAAAATAAGTGACAGTGCAAAAAGAATATTCTCAATCATTAATGATATAGTTGATCTTTGCGAAGTTTATTGTGATAAGTAG
- a CDS encoding ImmA/IrrE family metallo-endopeptidase, translating into MSKYITSFNLDEVIDENKKIKSEIDNLKSHFFINYNKIGILGADKLVFETLKRNHTFLQIPIPDEYYGGAIIVRGNLKISLINSARPRVYQYFVAWHEIYHLLYDTNLTKGEHVIQAEEMELNERKADYFAAKMLLGDVYKYYYSLEDDEFINKIARCIDVFKAPYKAVLIELYEEAVTIYNDLKLKKLIKDNFDKKTSNLIEVFEKLELDTDLLKPSNIISFGNLDRKIELLSKEENDVEYHNDNIKFLKQLRDMIKKELTYEED; encoded by the coding sequence ATGTCTAAATATATAACATCCTTTAATTTAGATGAAGTTATAGATGAAAATAAAAAAATAAAAAGTGAAATTGATAACCTAAAAAGCCACTTTTTTATTAATTATAATAAAATAGGAATACTAGGAGCGGATAAGCTTGTCTTTGAAACTTTAAAAAGGAACCATACTTTTTTACAAATTCCTATACCAGACGAATATTATGGTGGAGCTATAATAGTAAGGGGCAATTTAAAAATTTCTTTAATTAATTCAGCTAGACCACGAGTTTATCAATATTTTGTGGCATGGCATGAGATTTATCACTTACTTTATGATACTAATCTAACTAAAGGCGAACATGTTATACAAGCAGAAGAAATGGAGTTAAATGAAAGAAAGGCAGATTATTTTGCAGCCAAAATGCTTTTAGGAGATGTTTATAAATATTATTATTCATTAGAAGATGATGAATTTATAAATAAAATTGCTAGATGTATAGATGTTTTTAAGGCACCATATAAAGCGGTACTAATAGAACTGTATGAAGAGGCAGTGACAATTTATAATGATTTGAAACTAAAAAAATTGATAAAGGACAATTTTGATAAAAAGACGAGTAATTTAATAGAGGTTTTTGAGAAATTAGAATTAGATACTGATTTACTCAAACCTTCTAATATAATAAGCTTTGGAAACCTTGATAGGAAAATAGAGTTACTATCTAAAGAGGAAAATGATGTAGAATACCACAATGATAACATAAAATTTCTTAAACAATTGAGGGATATGATAAAAAAGGAGTTAACCTATGAAGAAGATTAA
- a CDS encoding protein kinase domain-containing protein, whose product MNKITDVTRRDILDIIRVGFNGTYKERKLDYYEHEYIEEVPCEYKMCYHGRLSEIDFLSRIYDLKSMKSTDSRFRDAESDIWQHTVNNDDWDMDWVFSDPRFKLNTGSDDPLLKFLCEMFHPVVRNETQPWREFLKIINELLKPDGYELYEMSHISGRAVYGWREIVANSIVIAEHNPAVSYELKPIGEGSYAKVFKYKDNYYKRTFVLKRAKKELNKNELERFKREFEQMKALDSPYIVDVFRYNDESNEYIMEYMDCTLEKFISENNGKLTFVQRKNIASQVLRAFKYIHSKDLLHRDVCPKNVLVKLYDDVRVVKVSDFGLVKIPDSELTSVSTDYKGYFNDPELRLEGFNTYCIIHETYAITRLVVFILTGRTNTGKIENTQLKEFVVKGLNTDKTKRFQNIDELIETFNKIKE is encoded by the coding sequence ATGAATAAAATAACAGATGTTACACGTAGAGATATACTTGATATTATTCGTGTAGGATTTAATGGAACATATAAAGAACGTAAATTAGATTATTATGAGCACGAATATATTGAAGAAGTACCTTGTGAGTATAAAATGTGTTATCATGGTCGCCTAAGTGAGATTGATTTTCTTTCAAGAATATATGATCTAAAATCTATGAAATCAACTGATTCAAGATTTAGAGATGCAGAAAGCGATATTTGGCAACATACTGTAAATAACGATGACTGGGATATGGACTGGGTATTTAGCGATCCAAGATTTAAACTTAATACTGGTTCTGATGATCCATTACTTAAATTTTTATGCGAAATGTTTCATCCCGTTGTAAGAAATGAAACTCAACCTTGGAGAGAATTTTTAAAGATTATAAATGAATTACTAAAGCCTGACGGATATGAATTATATGAAATGAGCCATATTTCTGGACGAGCTGTATATGGCTGGAGGGAAATTGTTGCTAACAGTATTGTAATAGCAGAGCATAATCCTGCTGTGTCATACGAACTTAAACCAATTGGTGAAGGATCTTATGCTAAAGTTTTTAAATATAAAGATAATTATTATAAACGTACTTTCGTTCTTAAACGGGCAAAAAAAGAATTAAACAAAAATGAACTGGAACGATTCAAACGTGAATTTGAGCAAATGAAAGCTCTTGACTCACCATACATAGTTGATGTGTTTCGATATAATGACGAAAGTAATGAATATATCATGGAATATATGGATTGTACATTAGAAAAGTTTATAAGCGAAAACAATGGTAAATTAACTTTTGTTCAAAGAAAGAACATTGCCTCACAGGTGTTAAGAGCCTTCAAATATATTCATTCAAAAGATTTATTACATAGAGATGTTTGTCCCAAAAATGTTTTAGTTAAGCTTTATGATGATGTACGAGTTGTAAAGGTTTCTGATTTTGGATTGGTAAAAATTCCAGATAGTGAATTAACATCTGTTAGCACAGACTATAAAGGATATTTTAACGATCCCGAATTGCGGTTAGAAGGCTTTAATACTTATTGCATTATTCATGAAACATATGCTATTACTCGTCTTGTCGTTTTCATACTGACAGGACGAACAAATACAGGCAAAATTGAAAATACTCAATTAAAAGAATTTGTAGTAAAAGGATTAAATACAGATAAGACAAAGCGTTTTCAAAATATTGATGAGTTAATTGAAACTTTTAACAAAATAAAAGAGTAA
- a CDS encoding C39 family peptidase produces MPLAPKTAATLAKIAIQAAKDDETRNKIIFISLAPIISVLFILAFIVYVLTNPIEMIGTFFTVNELNVVKDLRSQYGYEQLINPKDNSYVESSGLNFSGISFKDGATEVVYYNQADERWKDKPYGRTGTIGRSGCGPTSLSIVVSSFTDKKVDPVQMSKWAYENGYYCEGAGSYHTLIPDGAKHFGLKVEGCTSSEPQRIVDALSQGKLVIAIMAKGHFTRNGHFIVLRGVTSDKKILVADPVSRTRSEEKWELSIILDEANKGADAGGPFWIISK; encoded by the coding sequence ATGCCATTAGCTCCCAAAACAGCAGCAACTCTTGCTAAAATAGCAATACAAGCTGCAAAAGATGATGAAACCAGAAATAAAATAATATTTATTTCATTGGCACCGATTATTTCGGTGCTTTTTATTTTAGCTTTTATAGTGTATGTACTTACTAATCCAATTGAAATGATAGGTACATTTTTTACGGTAAATGAGTTAAATGTAGTAAAAGATTTAAGAAGTCAATATGGGTATGAGCAGCTAATAAACCCTAAGGATAATAGTTATGTAGAAAGTAGCGGTTTGAATTTTTCAGGGATATCTTTTAAGGATGGAGCTACAGAAGTAGTTTATTATAATCAGGCTGATGAAAGATGGAAGGACAAGCCATACGGAAGAACAGGAACCATAGGAAGAAGTGGCTGTGGACCGACGTCACTTTCAATTGTTGTTTCAAGTTTTACAGATAAAAAAGTTGATCCAGTTCAGATGAGTAAATGGGCTTATGAAAATGGATATTACTGCGAAGGCGCTGGTTCATACCATACTTTAATTCCTGATGGCGCTAAACATTTTGGGCTTAAAGTAGAAGGGTGTACATCTAGTGAACCTCAAAGAATAGTTGATGCACTTTCTCAAGGAAAACTTGTAATTGCTATTATGGCAAAAGGTCATTTTACAAGAAATGGCCATTTTATTGTACTTAGGGGAGTAACTTCAGATAAAAAGATTTTAGTAGCTGATCCAGTAAGTAGGACAAGAAGTGAAGAAAAATGGGAATTATCTATTATCTTAGATGAAGCAAACAAAGGTGCAGATGCAGGAGGTCCATTCTGGATAATTAGCAAATAA
- a CDS encoding helix-turn-helix domain-containing protein yields MKKGEILDKVYKSNLPSRAKQIMFYLINRANTEGTCFPSVRTIAKDCGVSERTVQRTMKVIFEAGFVIKENRYRDNGGQSSNLYKLQIELENKVDNQPVTNKKKTKEEKNGDTKSIETVTFHDYIDENEIKENLNSEKQTAVNILVQKIVQGEKLTIKTKCHPMQFQQKAKKLNICEAVTQLKNLCHGVSDNLYPP; encoded by the coding sequence ATGAAAAAGGGAGAAATATTAGATAAAGTATATAAATCAAATTTACCAAGCAGAGCAAAGCAAATAATGTTTTATCTTATAAATAGAGCTAATACAGAAGGAACTTGTTTTCCTTCTGTAAGAACTATAGCAAAAGATTGTGGGGTATCTGAAAGAACGGTACAAAGAACTATGAAGGTTATTTTTGAAGCAGGATTTGTAATTAAGGAAAATAGATATAGGGATAATGGAGGTCAAAGCTCTAATTTGTATAAACTTCAAATAGAGCTTGAAAATAAAGTTGATAATCAGCCTGTTACTAATAAAAAGAAAACGAAAGAAGAAAAGAATGGTGATACTAAAAGTATTGAAACAGTAACTTTTCATGATTACATAGATGAAAATGAAATAAAAGAAAACTTAAATAGTGAAAAACAAACGGCAGTTAACATTTTAGTTCAGAAAATTGTGCAGGGTGAAAAACTTACTATAAAGACAAAATGCCACCCTATGCAATTTCAACAGAAAGCTAAAAAGCTTAATATTTGTGAAGCAGTAACACAATTAAAAAATCTATGTCACGGGGTGAGTGACAATTTGTATCCTCCATGA
- a CDS encoding DNA-binding protein, with product MKGYITVQDAAEKWNITIRRVQALCAKGRIEGATKHASVWAIPESAEKPSDARIVSGKYKKE from the coding sequence ATGAAGGGATATATTACAGTTCAAGACGCAGCAGAAAAATGGAATATTACAATAAGAAGAGTACAAGCATTATGTGCAAAAGGCAGAATAGAAGGGGCTACAAAACATGCATCTGTTTGGGCAATTCCTGAAAGTGCAGAAAAGCCATCTGATGCACGTATTGTATCAGGAAAATATAAAAAAGAATAA
- a CDS encoding DNA cytosine methyltransferase, which produces MNFIDLFAGAGGLSDGFVSAGFTPIAHIEMNEYASLTLKTRTCYYYLKEHRRLNVYYRYLRGEIFQEELYNSVPNNLLSTIMNEEISDKSSEKIFNNIDNILQYRGINKVDVIIGGPPCQAYSLVGRSRDENNMEDDPRNYLYKQYIKFLNKYKPDMFVFENVPGILTAKGGKTFKNIIAFMKRVGYEVYAKPLNASDFGVLQNRKRIIIIGWRKGSGLKYPEFESINVNAVVDDILRDLIPLNPGEENNEYIKPINKYLKWSGIRKKNDVLTHHMCRTHNERDREIYRLAISAWNDGHRRLKYTDLPEKLCTHKNKESFLDRFKVLASDIPCSHTMIAHISKDGHHFIHPYIEQCRSISVREAARIQSFPDNYFFEGPRTAKFVQIGNAVPPLMAKGIAEKIKEMLD; this is translated from the coding sequence ATGAATTTTATTGACTTATTTGCAGGAGCAGGAGGACTTTCAGATGGATTTGTTTCAGCAGGCTTTACCCCTATTGCACATATAGAAATGAATGAATATGCATCATTAACATTGAAAACAAGGACTTGCTATTATTATTTAAAAGAACACAGAAGATTGAACGTCTATTATAGATATCTTAGAGGAGAGATTTTTCAAGAGGAACTTTACAATTCAGTACCAAATAATTTGTTATCTACAATTATGAATGAAGAGATATCTGACAAATCCAGTGAGAAAATATTTAACAATATTGACAATATACTTCAATACAGAGGAATTAATAAAGTTGATGTTATAATTGGCGGTCCACCATGTCAGGCTTACTCTCTTGTAGGTAGATCAAGAGATGAAAATAATATGGAGGATGATCCAAGAAATTATTTATACAAACAGTATATTAAATTTTTAAATAAGTATAAACCAGATATGTTTGTGTTTGAAAATGTTCCAGGAATACTTACAGCAAAAGGAGGAAAAACCTTCAAAAATATTATTGCTTTTATGAAAAGAGTCGGATATGAAGTATATGCAAAACCATTAAATGCTAGTGATTTTGGAGTATTACAGAATAGAAAAAGAATTATAATTATCGGATGGAGAAAGGGAAGTGGATTAAAATATCCAGAATTTGAGTCGATTAATGTTAATGCAGTAGTTGATGATATTTTAAGAGATCTAATTCCGCTTAATCCTGGAGAAGAAAATAATGAATATATAAAGCCAATTAACAAATATTTAAAATGGAGTGGTATAAGAAAGAAAAATGATGTTTTAACTCATCATATGTGCAGAACGCATAATGAAAGGGATAGGGAAATATATAGATTAGCTATTAGTGCTTGGAATGATGGACATAGAAGATTAAAATATACTGATCTACCAGAAAAATTGTGCACTCATAAAAATAAAGAGTCTTTTTTAGATAGATTTAAAGTGTTGGCATCTGATATTCCCTGTTCACATACTATGATAGCTCATATTTCAAAAGATGGTCACCATTTTATCCATCCTTATATTGAGCAATGCCGTTCAATATCAGTTAGAGAAGCAGCAAGAATTCAATCCTTTCCTGATAACTATTTTTTTGAAGGTCCTCGAACAGCAAAATTTGTACAAATTGGTAACGCAGTTCCGCCACTGATGGCAAAAGGAATTGCAGAAAAAATTAAAGAAATGTTAGATTGA
- the drmD gene encoding DISARM system SNF2-like helicase DrmD — translation MGNNIFIQHYASIKRQFLKNNPYSCLIGANIDINPHQVEGFCAAVASLKTGGIILADEVGLGKTIEAGLVLKYVIQNGGKRILLIMPSNLRKQWQIELEEKFNIYSIVVDSYNIDDYYDKVNVSNEDVAVIICSYNYASKKADLLSKTVWDFIIFDEAHKLRNVHKSGIKTAKNIYQLTKGIPKILLTATPIQNNLLDLYGLVYFIDDKIFFDKQIYAKRYLKDKNYEALKEHIKPVIQRTLRKDVAYYLSFKERTCITVDFKLSQSEAILYKLINDYLKRDILYSIPSSNRTLITVVIRKLLASSSYAVAETFEVLKERLKLLKESTRIENVDKGLDYFFSYLDDDSDEEEEAKFSELYDKEKVNEFIQHEIEIVENIIRLAKSIDKNAKASALFEALSIAFIRQKEFGINEKVVIFTESVRTQEYLFNELIRNGYENEVLIFNGSNSDKQTGDLYKAWKAKNFGKVFGSRNVEVKHAIVDYFKTNCKILLLTDAGSEGLNLQFCNTVINYDLPWNPQKIEQRIGRCHRYGQKNDTVVINLLNTENLADRRVYEILSQKFMLFEGVFGASDQALGLLESGMDFEKRILQIYQSCDSIGEFNKEFKSLEKEFDRKRNTKFKQLRSLLADNDENIKSKYFKEIISEITDYLDENEDLQNIDMPDMKMDLPAAFKLESYGLNKYNLNHGYIFIGGFYNNDKLIYPVLNMFDENKNKIYLDQETIISIIKNINDNTVTKINIKENEVEKCADDIYSDLMLKYYSQNKNIIEYTNSKISNWCEIRKEQFNMGIETITSEIEEMKSQCAATKNFKEKVDYKRQAEEREKERNNIIIKYHEAIEAIENEADKIKQDFKKQFDINPFLIARLILKF, via the coding sequence ATGGGGAATAATATATTTATACAGCATTATGCAAGTATAAAAAGGCAATTTCTAAAAAATAATCCTTATAGCTGTTTAATAGGTGCTAACATTGATATTAATCCACATCAGGTAGAAGGTTTTTGTGCAGCGGTAGCATCATTGAAAACTGGGGGTATTATACTTGCTGATGAAGTTGGGTTAGGTAAAACCATAGAAGCAGGGCTTGTATTAAAATATGTTATTCAAAATGGTGGGAAACGAATTTTATTAATCATGCCATCAAATCTTAGAAAACAATGGCAAATAGAACTTGAAGAAAAATTTAATATATATTCTATAGTTGTTGATAGTTATAACATAGATGATTATTATGATAAAGTTAATGTGTCTAATGAAGATGTTGCTGTAATAATCTGCTCTTACAACTATGCTTCTAAAAAAGCTGATTTATTAAGTAAAACAGTTTGGGATTTTATTATTTTTGATGAAGCTCATAAATTAAGAAATGTGCATAAATCTGGTATAAAAACAGCGAAAAATATCTATCAACTAACAAAAGGAATTCCTAAAATCCTACTCACAGCAACCCCTATCCAAAATAATTTACTTGATTTATATGGATTAGTTTATTTTATAGATGACAAAATTTTTTTTGATAAACAAATCTATGCAAAAAGATATTTAAAAGACAAAAATTATGAAGCATTAAAAGAACATATAAAACCTGTAATCCAACGTACTTTAAGAAAAGATGTAGCATATTATTTATCTTTCAAAGAAAGAACTTGTATAACTGTAGATTTTAAGTTATCACAATCAGAGGCGATTTTATACAAATTAATTAATGATTATTTAAAGAGAGATATATTATATTCAATACCATCATCAAATAGAACTTTAATAACAGTGGTTATAAGAAAATTACTTGCCTCATCAAGTTATGCGGTTGCCGAAACTTTTGAAGTTCTAAAAGAGAGACTTAAATTATTAAAAGAAAGCACCAGAATTGAGAATGTTGATAAAGGACTTGATTACTTCTTTTCATATTTAGATGATGACAGTGATGAGGAGGAAGAAGCTAAATTCAGTGAACTTTATGATAAAGAAAAAGTAAATGAATTCATTCAACATGAGATAGAAATTGTGGAAAACATAATTAGATTAGCTAAAAGTATAGATAAGAATGCAAAAGCATCGGCTCTTTTTGAAGCTTTATCAATTGCCTTTATAAGACAGAAGGAATTTGGAATAAATGAAAAAGTTGTAATATTTACGGAGTCTGTTAGAACACAAGAATATCTCTTTAATGAGCTTATTAGAAATGGATATGAGAATGAAGTGCTCATTTTTAATGGGAGTAATTCAGATAAACAGACAGGTGATCTTTATAAGGCTTGGAAAGCTAAGAATTTTGGTAAGGTGTTTGGCAGTCGCAATGTTGAAGTAAAACATGCAATAGTAGATTATTTTAAAACTAATTGTAAAATACTTTTGCTTACTGATGCAGGCTCTGAAGGTTTAAATCTTCAATTTTGCAACACTGTTATAAACTATGATTTGCCTTGGAATCCTCAAAAAATAGAGCAGCGTATAGGTAGATGTCATAGATATGGACAAAAAAATGATACGGTTGTAATTAATCTGTTGAATACTGAAAATTTAGCAGATAGGAGAGTTTATGAAATTTTATCTCAAAAATTTATGCTGTTTGAAGGTGTATTTGGTGCATCGGACCAAGCACTTGGTTTGTTAGAATCAGGTATGGATTTTGAGAAAAGGATACTACAAATATACCAAAGCTGTGATAGTATTGGTGAATTTAATAAAGAGTTTAAATCTCTTGAGAAAGAATTTGACAGGAAGAGAAATACTAAATTCAAACAATTGAGATCATTGCTTGCTGACAATGATGAAAATATAAAAAGTAAATACTTTAAAGAAATTATATCGGAAATAACAGACTATTTAGATGAAAATGAAGATTTGCAAAATATTGATATGCCTGATATGAAAATGGATTTACCTGCGGCTTTCAAATTGGAAAGCTATGGTTTAAATAAGTACAATTTAAATCATGGATATATTTTTATTGGAGGATTTTACAATAATGATAAACTTATATACCCAGTATTGAATATGTTTGATGAAAATAAAAATAAAATTTATTTAGATCAAGAAACCATTATTAGTATAATTAAAAATATAAATGACAATACAGTTACTAAAATAAATATCAAGGAAAATGAAGTTGAAAAGTGTGCAGATGATATATATAGTGACTTAATGCTAAAATATTATTCTCAAAATAAAAATATTATCGAATACACCAATTCCAAGATAAGTAATTGGTGTGAAATTAGAAAAGAGCAATTTAATATGGGAATAGAAACCATTACATCTGAAATAGAGGAAATGAAGTCACAATGTGCAGCTACTAAAAATTTCAAAGAAAAAGTAGATTATAAAAGACAAGCAGAAGAAAGAGAAAAAGAACGGAATAATATTATAATTAAATATCATGAAGCTATAGAGGCAATTGAGAATGAAGCAGATAAGATTAAACAAGATTTTAAGAAACAATTTGATATAAATCCTTTTTTAATAGCTAGATTAATACTAAAGTTTTGA